In a single window of the Elaeis guineensis isolate ETL-2024a chromosome 4, EG11, whole genome shotgun sequence genome:
- the LOC105042598 gene encoding wall-associated receptor kinase 17-like, giving the protein MPLADLHYPLPFFSNLSLPHLAFSLPLFLVFSLHYPVYENLEAPPLDTTRCFPFIAGHHQEARATISEEHPSWESNPMPKRALLALVLREKRVAREGRHMLSEWLLILELLLWLAAPLGAYMLEANSSPPLTCTSVPYPFGISGKAMKGFEISCNWIDGTSPILQLGKHFYQIEDISLQGYLSIYTHAIAQNYDRNYTQVSGWIDLEGTPYTISDTENSGNKLTTVGCEVVVLLQGLQSTSSSSSCTTFCNSDIVVGSCSGVGCCQASIPKGLKSFNLTIESVRRLPSKVRSTKVNTTCSRTFIVTPSNFTFSNEILQDVMEQNQVSNYTYLMALDWAIGNETCEEAMRKMETYACKENSYCYNSNSGIGYRCNCSQGYHGNPYVEDGCEDFNECEDPELNPCVGLCINEPGNVSCACPPGQHGDGRKQGSGCTKKEKDTAFPLELALGVGLSLLLVLIMGSILSYWILKKRKLIKMKAKFFQQNGGLFLHQQILSQGSSNATVKIFSRKELEKATNNFNESQILGHGGYGTVYKGVLPSLEVVAIKKSKFVDESQIEQFINEIIILSQINHRNVVRLLGCCLETQVPLLVYEFISNGTLFHHIHGDSHDFSMPWEVRLRIAAEAAGALAYLHSAALVPIIHRDVKSTNILLDENYTAKVSDFGASRLVPFDQTHITTLVHGTFGYLDPEYFHTSMLTEKSDVYSFGVVLAELLTRETPISFTRSEDQRNLAIYFTLMFDEQHYLQLLEPQIVEQAGIEQLFLAAQLARRCLNLKGEGRPTMKEVAMELEGLRRFHKQQLVPNLKEMEHSIDEIGSSKICIEEESR; this is encoded by the exons ATGCCACTCGCCGACCTCCACTAtcctctcccctttttctcaAACTTATCTCTCCCACATCTAGCATTCTCTCTTCCATTATTTCTTGTTTTTTCCCTTCATTATCCTGTATATGAGAATCTCGAAGCACCTCCTTTAGACACCACCAGATGTTTCCCTTTTATTGCTGGCCATC ATCAAGAGGCTAGGGCCACAATCTCGGAAGAGCATCCATCTTGGGAGTCTAATCCTATGCCTAAA AGGGCTTTACTGGCTTTAGTCTTGCGGGAGAAGCGAGTTGCTAGAGAGGGCAGACACATGCTTTCCGAGTGGTTACTGATTCTTGAGCTGCTATTATGGTTAGCAGCTCCGCTCGGTGCATACATGTTGGAGGCAAATTCATCACCTCCACTGACTTGTACCAGTGTTCCCTATCCATTCGGCATATCTGGTAAAGCTATGAAAGGCTTTGAAATAAGTTGCAATTGGATTGACGGCACTTCTCCAATTCTGCAGCTGGGCAAGCATTTTTATCAGATTGAAGACATCTCATTGCAAGGCTATTTGAGCATCTACACTCATGCCATTGCTCAGAACTACGATCGGAACTACACCCAAGTATCCGGCTGGATCGATCTAGAGGGAACCCCCTACACGATATCAGACACAGAGAACTCTGGGAACAAGCTGACGACGGTCGGTTGTGAAGTTGTGGTACTTCTCCAAGGACTTCAGAGTACCTCGTCAAGCAGTAGTTGTACTACCTTCTGCAACTCTGACATCGTTGTTGGATCTTGCTCTGGCGTGGGTTGCTGTCAAGCCTCCATCCCTAAAGGTCTCAAGAGCTTCAACTTGACGATCGAAAGCGTTCGTAGACTCCCGAGCAAAGTCCGCTCTACGAAGGTGAACACCACATGCAGTCGGACCTTCATTGTCACACCGAGCAACTTCACATTCTCGAATGAGATTTTGCAAGATGTTATGGAGCAAAATCAAGTTTCCAATTATACTTACCTGATGGCGTTGGATTGGGCTATCGGGAATGAGACATGCGAAGAAGCAATGAGGAAGATGGAAACCTATGCTTGCAAAGAGAATAGCTATTGTTACAATTCAAACAGTGGGATCGGGTATCGCTGCAATTGCAGCCAAGGATACCATGGAAATCCTTATGTTGAAGATGGATGCGAAG ATTTTAATGAGTGCGAGGATCCGGAGCTCAATCCTTGTGTGGGATTATGCATCAACGAGCCAGGAAATGTTTCTTGCGCCTGCCCACCTGGTCAACATGGTGACGGTAGAAAGCAAGGAAGTGGTTGCACGAAGAAGGAAAAAGATACGGCCTTTCCGCTGGAGCTTGCTTTGG GTGTGGGGCTAAGCCTCTTATTAGTTCTAATCATGGGAAGTATATTGTCTTACTGgatcttgaagaaaagaaaactaaTCAAGATGAAAGCCAAGTTCTTTCAACAAAATGGAGGCTTGTTTCTGCATCAGCAAATCTTAAGTCAAGGTTCTTCTAATGCAACAGTAAAGATTTTCAGTAGAAAGGAACTAGAAAAAGCAACCAACAACTTCAATGAAAGCCAAATCCTTGGTCACGGTGGATATGGTACTGTATATAAAGGTGTTTTGCCAAGCTTGGAAGTTGTGGCCATCAAGAAGTCCAAATTTGTTGACGAGAGCCAAATCGAGCAATTCATCAATGAGATCATCATCCTTTCTCAAATCAATCATAGGAATGTTGTCAGACTCTTGGGCTGCTGTTTGGAGACCCAAGTTCCATTGCTTGTGTATGAGTTCATATCCAACGGAACCCTCTTCCACCATATCCATGGTGACAGTCATGATTTTTCAATGCCATGGGAAGTTCGTCTAAGGATAGCTGCAGAAGCTGCTGGAGCGTTGGCATATCTGCACTCCGCTGCTTTAGTACCAATCATTCACAGAGATGTCAAGTCCACAAATATACTCTTAGATGAGAATTATACCGCTAAAGTATCAGACTTTGGAGCTTCGAGGTTGGTCCCGTTTGATCAAACACATATAACCACCCTTGTGCATGGGACATTTGGATACTTAGATCCAGAGTACTTCCACACAAGCATGCTAACAGAGAAGAGCGATGTCTATAGCTTTGGGGTCGTTCTTGCGGAGCTATTAACTAGGGAAACTCCAATATCTTTTACTAGGTCGGAAGATCAGAGGAATCTAGCTATATATTTCACCTTAATGTTTGATGAACAGCACTACCTTCAATTGCTAGAGCCACAGATTGTAGAGCAGGCTGGAATAGAGCAACTCTTTTTGGCTGCACAACTTGCTAGGAGGTGCTTAAATTTGAAAGGAGAAGGAAGGCCAACTATGAAAGAAGTTGCCATGGAGTTAGAAGGGCTAAGGAGGTTCCATAAGCAGCAGTTGGTTCCCAATCTCAAGGAAATGGAACACTCAATAGATGAGATTGGATCTTCAAAAATATGCATTGAGGAGGAAAGCagataa